A genomic window from Geminocystis sp. M7585_C2015_104 includes:
- a CDS encoding four-carbon acid sugar kinase family protein, with product MTERPKIIVLDDDPTGSQTVHSCLLLLQWDVDTLVEALQDNCPIFFVLTNTRALPSEQAAQVTREVCRNLKKAIQLASLPDYLIVSRSDSTLRGHYPLETDVIAEELGPFSAHFLIPAFFEGGRITRNSTHYLIIDGRETPVHETEFAKDSVFGYHHSYLPLYVEEKTKGKIKAEQVERFLLDDIRRGVQTRLRQLENNQCVVVDGETQEDFDRFAQDILTVAKEGKKFLLRSAASILTSLAGLGPQPIPPAEMAKYKPNNNRGVVIVGSHVKKTTQQLNKLLSLPDTYGIEVDVAILKDDLQQRDNIIAKALAEVKHALAEDKTPVVYTSREELTFPSVHSRLQFGKQVSSVLMDIVRGLPRHIGFLISKGGITSNDVLSDGLSLRVARLLGQIIPGCSVITTPDNHPLFPHLPVVLFPGNVGDENSLVTVYQRLSRTLS from the coding sequence ATGACGGAAAGACCTAAAATTATTGTCCTGGACGACGACCCCACTGGCAGTCAAACAGTTCACAGTTGTTTACTCCTCCTACAGTGGGATGTGGATACCCTTGTAGAAGCACTGCAAGACAACTGCCCCATCTTCTTTGTCCTCACCAACACCCGCGCCCTGCCCTCAGAACAAGCAGCACAGGTTACTCGTGAAGTGTGTCGTAACCTAAAAAAAGCTATCCAGCTGGCCTCTTTGCCAGACTACCTTATTGTAAGTCGCTCAGACTCCACCCTCAGAGGACACTACCCCCTGGAAACAGATGTAATAGCAGAGGAATTAGGCCCTTTTTCCGCCCACTTCCTCATCCCAGCCTTCTTTGAAGGAGGCAGAATCACCCGCAACTCCACCCATTATCTCATCATAGACGGAAGGGAAACGCCAGTCCACGAAACCGAATTTGCCAAAGATTCCGTATTCGGCTACCATCACAGTTATCTGCCTTTGTATGTGGAGGAAAAAACTAAGGGAAAAATTAAGGCAGAACAAGTAGAAAGATTCCTATTAGACGACATCCGTAGGGGCGTCCAAACCCGTCTCCGTCAGCTAGAAAATAACCAGTGTGTGGTGGTAGACGGGGAAACTCAAGAAGATTTTGACAGGTTTGCCCAAGACATCCTTACAGTAGCCAAGGAAGGCAAAAAATTCCTCCTCCGCAGTGCCGCAAGCATCCTCACCTCCCTCGCCGGCCTAGGCCCACAACCTATCCCCCCCGCCGAAATGGCTAAGTACAAACCTAATAATAACAGGGGCGTAGTCATAGTTGGCTCCCACGTCAAAAAAACTACTCAACAGCTAAATAAACTCCTCTCCCTCCCCGACACCTATGGCATCGAAGTAGATGTGGCCATCCTCAAAGATGACCTACAACAGAGAGACAATATTATTGCAAAAGCCCTAGCAGAAGTAAAACACGCCCTGGCAGAAGACAAAACCCCCGTCGTCTACACCAGTAGAGAAGAATTGACTTTCCCCTCTGTCCACTCCCGTCTTCAATTCGGCAAACAAGTCTCCTCCGTGTTGATGGATATTGTTCGTGGTTTGCCCCGCCATATCGGCTTTCTCATCAGCAAGGGAGGCATCACCTCTAATGACGTCCTCAGTGATGGCCTCAGTCTCAGAGTCGCCAGATTGTTGGGTCAGATAATACCCGGATGTTCCGTTATTACTACCCCCGACAATCACCCTCTTTTCCCCCACCTGCCAGTGGTACTATTCCCTGGTAACGTCGGCGATGAAAACTCCCTGGTAACTGTCTATCAACGTCTCAGTAGAACACTTTCCTGA
- a CDS encoding photosystem I reaction center subunit II: MSETIQLTGKTPKFGGSTGGLLSAADREEKYAITWTSPKEQVFEMPTGGAAIMHEGENILYFARKEQCLALGTQLRTKFKPKIENYKIYRIYPNGEIQYLHPADGVFPEKVNEGRQYHGKKDRRIGQNPEPATLKFSGKAPYDV, translated from the coding sequence CGGAAGCACCGGTGGCCTACTCTCCGCCGCCGACAGGGAGGAAAAATATGCCATCACCTGGACTAGTCCCAAAGAACAGGTTTTTGAAATGCCCACCGGCGGTGCCGCTATTATGCATGAAGGGGAGAATATCCTGTATTTTGCCCGTAAAGAACAGTGTCTAGCCCTAGGCACCCAACTGCGCACTAAATTCAAACCCAAAATCGAAAACTACAAAATCTACCGCATCTACCCCAACGGCGAAATCCAATATCTCCACCCCGCCGATGGTGTCTTCCCCGAAAAAGTCAACGAGGGCAGACAATATCATGGTAAAAAAGACAGAAGAATAGGCCAAAACCCTGAACCGGCTACCCTCAAATTCTCCGGTAAAGCCCCCTATGACGTTTAA